A window of Polaribacter litorisediminis contains these coding sequences:
- a CDS encoding S41 family peptidase, translated as MKKITVIIIATILFISCNKKESIQIEPTVDDSIHYFIWKGLNLYYLWQKEVPDLADNRFDNFDDLYTNFRGFSSPEDVFESLLKKPEDRFSWIVDDYIALENSFQGINVSNGMEFGLVQYRDGSDNLFGYVRYVVPNSDAANQRIKRGAIFNQIDGSQLTLNNYQSLLFGSNTSYTVGFADFNDGNPTFNSTSVSLIKTEIQENPIAISKVISDGNKKIGYLLYNQFARNYDTQLNAVFANFKAENIDELIIDLRYNPGGSTSTAIYLGSMVTGQFTGQLYSQEVWNDKVRAALPADRFVNNFTNQIRTTDATGSVILEESIYSLELNKIYFITSIGSASASELVINALSSYIDVRLIGQKTRGKQVGSITLYDSDNLQRTGNNLSTNHLYAMQPLVFEISNKDNVNYPEGIIPGSANFPGFELGEDYGNLGVLGERSDPLLNATLEYINTGAKIKFSKKNAPDYKEVYNSKFATPASDRMFVDFK; from the coding sequence ATGAAAAAAATTACCGTAATTATAATCGCCACAATCCTTTTTATTTCTTGTAATAAAAAAGAAAGTATACAGATCGAGCCTACAGTAGATGATTCTATTCATTATTTTATTTGGAAAGGTTTAAATTTATATTATTTATGGCAAAAAGAGGTTCCGGATTTAGCTGATAATCGATTTGATAATTTTGATGATTTGTATACGAATTTTAGAGGCTTTTCTTCTCCAGAAGATGTTTTTGAAAGTTTATTAAAGAAACCAGAAGATCGTTTTTCTTGGATTGTGGACGATTATATTGCTTTAGAAAATTCTTTTCAAGGAATTAATGTAAGTAACGGAATGGAGTTTGGCTTGGTGCAATATAGAGATGGCTCTGACAATCTCTTTGGATATGTGCGTTATGTGGTTCCAAATTCAGATGCAGCCAACCAAAGAATAAAAAGGGGCGCTATCTTTAATCAAATAGACGGATCTCAATTAACATTAAACAATTACCAAAGCTTATTGTTCGGAAGCAATACAAGTTATACGGTTGGTTTTGCCGATTTTAACGATGGAAACCCAACTTTTAATTCAACCTCAGTTTCCTTGATAAAAACGGAAATTCAAGAAAACCCAATTGCGATATCAAAAGTAATTTCTGATGGAAATAAAAAAATTGGCTATTTACTATACAATCAATTTGCAAGAAATTACGATACCCAATTAAATGCTGTTTTTGCCAATTTTAAAGCCGAAAACATAGACGAATTAATCATCGATTTAAGATATAATCCAGGAGGTTCTACATCTACCGCAATTTATTTAGGTAGCATGGTTACAGGTCAATTTACGGGGCAATTGTATTCTCAAGAAGTTTGGAATGATAAAGTTAGAGCCGCATTACCCGCAGATCGATTTGTGAATAATTTTACGAATCAAATTAGAACTACAGATGCCACTGGTAGCGTTATTTTAGAAGAAAGCATTTATAGTTTGGAGTTAAACAAAATCTATTTTATTACGTCCATTGGTTCTGCATCTGCATCTGAATTGGTCATAAATGCTTTAAGTTCCTATATTGATGTGAGATTGATTGGCCAAAAAACTAGAGGCAAGCAAGTGGGGTCTATTACGTTATACGATTCTGATAATTTACAAAGAACCGGAAACAACTTGAGCACAAATCATTTGTATGCAATGCAACCCTTAGTTTTTGAAATTAGTAATAAAGACAATGTAAATTATCCTGAAGGTATTATTCCTGGAAGTGCTAATTTTCCGGGCTTTGAATTGGGCGAAGATTATGGTAATTTAGGAGTTCTTGGGGAACGTTCTGACCCTTTACTAAATGCAACTTTAGAATATATCAATACCGGAGCAAAAATTAAATTTTCAAAAAAGAATGCACCTGATTATAAGGAAGTTTATAACTCCAAATTCGCAACTCCGGCAAGTGATCGAATGTTCGTTGATTTTAAATGA
- a CDS encoding patatin-like phospholipase family protein — protein MKKALVISGGGSKGAFAGGVAQYLMKEENRRYDLFLGTSTGSLMVSHLALGKLDELKEIYTNVNQETIFSNNPFHIKMVAGEKVVSINHLNTLWNFINGRKTFGESKNLRSLIKNKVTKKMFEEIKKSDKEVVVTVSNLTANQIEYKSSSDCTYEDFCDWIWGSCNYVPFMSLLEKDHCQYADGGFGSLVPIREAILRGATEIDAIILETEVTQINRIPSKNPFSLLFDVFNFMLNHVERHNITIGKLAATNKNVKLNLYYTPTVLTTNSLIFDEKLMTKWWKSGFKYAKSQREEVMSEFRPDILTDQEIEEGIKDIDHLNI, from the coding sequence ATGAAAAAAGCGTTAGTAATTTCTGGTGGTGGGAGCAAAGGAGCCTTTGCAGGTGGTGTTGCCCAATACCTTATGAAAGAAGAAAATAGAAGGTATGATTTATTTTTAGGTACTTCTACGGGGAGTTTAATGGTTTCTCATTTGGCTTTAGGGAAGCTCGATGAACTAAAAGAAATTTACACAAACGTAAATCAAGAAACCATTTTTAGTAACAATCCTTTTCATATAAAAATGGTTGCTGGAGAAAAAGTTGTGAGTATTAATCATTTAAATACTTTGTGGAACTTTATAAACGGCAGAAAAACTTTTGGTGAGAGTAAAAACTTACGAAGTTTGATTAAAAATAAGGTTACCAAGAAAATGTTTGAAGAAATTAAAAAAAGTGATAAGGAAGTCGTGGTAACCGTTTCTAATTTAACAGCGAATCAAATTGAATACAAATCTAGTAGTGATTGTACTTACGAAGATTTTTGTGATTGGATCTGGGGTTCTTGCAACTATGTACCGTTTATGAGTTTGCTAGAAAAAGATCATTGCCAATATGCTGATGGTGGTTTTGGCTCTTTAGTACCTATTAGAGAGGCAATTTTAAGAGGCGCCACAGAAATTGATGCTATTATTTTAGAAACTGAAGTAACGCAAATTAATAGAATTCCTTCTAAAAACCCGTTTTCATTGCTCTTTGATGTTTTTAATTTTATGTTGAATCACGTAGAAAGACATAACATTACCATCGGTAAATTAGCTGCAACAAATAAAAATGTAAAATTAAATTTATATTATACACCAACAGTTTTAACAACCAACTCATTGATTTTTGATGAAAAATTGATGACTAAATGGTGGAAGTCTGGTTTTAAATATGCCAAATCACAACGAGAAGAAGTAATGAGCGAGTTTAGACCTGATATTTTAACCGATCAAGAAATTGAAGAGGGTATAAAGGATATTGATCATTTAAATATCTAG
- a CDS encoding WD40/YVTN/BNR-like repeat-containing protein, with amino-acid sequence MKRISMIIVVSLLISSCSKEYIPRDLEAITILPFIIDSTSIRAMQVLNSETVYYAGSKGDIGFTKNDGKSWSKDYIRYQDSIRPHFRSFAKNGNAFFALSIENPALLYKITEGKSELVYTENHEKVFYDALQFFDDSLHGIAVGDPTEDCASIIITSDGGESWRKISCTSLPEFKEGEAFFAASNTNIKTLGSTVWIASGGKRARILKSDNFGETWQIFETPFIQGNGPQGIYAIDFADKNNGIIVGGDYSKPLENKANKAITKDGGKTWTLVADNQNPNYKSCVQYVPNTNGKEVFAVGVTGVSFSNDGGISWNEVSKDAYYSIQFADKHNAWLSGNQKMGKLTLK; translated from the coding sequence ATGAAAAGAATATCAATGATAATTGTTGTTTCACTTTTAATTAGTTCTTGTTCAAAAGAATATATACCGAGAGATCTAGAGGCAATCACGATTTTACCGTTTATAATAGATAGCACAAGTATTAGGGCTATGCAAGTTCTTAATTCAGAAACCGTATATTATGCGGGTTCTAAAGGGGATATTGGTTTTACCAAAAATGATGGCAAATCTTGGTCTAAAGATTACATTAGGTATCAAGATTCCATACGTCCACATTTTAGAAGTTTTGCCAAAAATGGCAATGCTTTTTTTGCACTCTCTATTGAAAATCCTGCTTTGTTGTATAAAATTACCGAAGGAAAATCTGAGTTGGTGTATACAGAAAATCACGAAAAAGTATTTTATGATGCCTTACAATTTTTTGATGATAGTTTGCACGGAATTGCGGTTGGCGATCCTACAGAAGATTGTGCATCTATTATAATTACTTCGGATGGTGGTGAATCTTGGCGTAAAATTAGTTGTACATCATTACCTGAATTTAAAGAAGGTGAAGCTTTTTTTGCCGCAAGCAACACAAATATTAAAACATTGGGAAGTACCGTCTGGATTGCTTCTGGTGGAAAAAGAGCTCGTATTTTAAAGTCTGATAATTTTGGAGAAACTTGGCAAATTTTTGAGACACCATTCATTCAAGGAAATGGGCCTCAAGGAATTTATGCTATAGATTTTGCTGATAAAAATAACGGAATTATCGTTGGAGGTGATTATTCTAAACCACTTGAAAACAAAGCGAATAAAGCCATTACAAAAGATGGCGGTAAAACGTGGACTTTGGTTGCAGATAACCAAAACCCAAATTATAAAAGCTGTGTGCAATATGTGCCAAATACCAACGGAAAAGAAGTTTTTGCGGTTGGAGTAACGGGTGTTTCTTTTTCTAATGATGGAGGAATTTCTTGGAATGAAGTTTCTAAAGACGCTTATTATTCCATTCAGTTTGCAGACAAACATAACGCGTGGTTAAGCGGGAATCAAAAAATGGGGAAACTCACTTTAAAATAA
- a CDS encoding GIY-YIG nuclease family protein, producing MSKKKTLADIFNDDEFGILDAKPQNSSIKSEDERLIESFQEINAFFEKNNREPEATNVTEFKLLARLKALRKDAKKVEILKSYDSNNLLNTKAAIKSVVDILNDDDLGILDTDETLSIFKLKHVQPASERAETDFTARRKPISDTDFAIYETQFKKVHKELREGKRKLKEFKDVEQNLYKGNYYVVDGILLYLEDDGLKKRKLGDSERKDGRTTIIFENGTKSNMYYRSLSKSLYNNGSIVSYTDKESEEELFKNVNIVSAEDVQTGWIYVLRSKSTNPEIASINDLYKIGFSSVDVKERIKNASKESTYLYADVHLLDKYACYNMDAQKFEHLIHRFFADVCLNIDVFDDKGKRITPREWFVAPRPIIDKVVILILSGDILKFKYDSVHMVLKEK from the coding sequence ATGAGTAAAAAGAAAACATTAGCAGATATATTTAATGATGATGAGTTTGGAATTTTAGATGCTAAACCCCAAAATTCTAGCATAAAATCAGAAGATGAACGCTTAATTGAATCGTTCCAAGAAATTAATGCATTTTTTGAAAAGAATAATCGTGAACCAGAAGCAACCAATGTAACCGAATTTAAATTATTAGCAAGATTAAAAGCATTAAGAAAAGATGCTAAAAAAGTTGAGATATTAAAGTCTTATGATTCTAATAATCTTTTAAACACAAAAGCAGCAATAAAATCGGTAGTAGATATTTTAAATGATGACGATTTAGGCATATTAGATACAGATGAAACGTTATCTATATTTAAGTTGAAGCATGTGCAGCCTGCTTCTGAAAGAGCAGAAACAGATTTTACAGCAAGAAGAAAACCAATAAGCGATACCGATTTTGCCATTTATGAAACACAGTTTAAAAAAGTACATAAAGAATTAAGAGAAGGTAAACGTAAATTAAAAGAATTTAAAGACGTAGAGCAAAATCTTTACAAAGGAAATTATTATGTTGTAGATGGTATTTTATTATACTTAGAAGATGATGGTCTGAAAAAGCGAAAACTAGGCGATAGTGAAAGAAAAGATGGAAGAACAACAATCATTTTCGAGAATGGCACAAAAAGTAATATGTACTATCGTTCACTTTCCAAATCATTATATAACAATGGTAGTATCGTTTCATACACAGATAAAGAATCAGAGGAAGAGCTATTTAAAAATGTAAATATTGTTAGTGCAGAAGACGTTCAAACAGGTTGGATCTATGTATTAAGGTCAAAATCTACCAATCCAGAAATTGCATCAATTAATGATTTATATAAAATTGGCTTTTCATCTGTTGATGTAAAGGAACGTATTAAAAATGCTTCTAAAGAATCTACTTATTTATATGCAGATGTTCATTTGCTTGATAAGTATGCTTGTTATAATATGGATGCACAAAAGTTTGAACATTTAATACATCGCTTCTTTGCAGATGTTTGTTTAAATATTGATGTTTTTGATGATAAAGGTAAAAGAATAACACCCAGAGAATGGTTTGTTGCACCAAGACCAATTATTGATAAAGTAGTTATATTAATTTTATCAGGTGATATTTTAAAATTTAAATATGATAGTGTTCATATGGTTTTGAAGGAAAAATAA
- a CDS encoding DEAD/DEAH box helicase — MPDIVHVKYQQTGKSKSTNEYGMREMQQKAFEARTAQYLLIKAPPASGKSRALMFIGLDKLINQGVKKVIVAVPERSIGSSFAKTELQQFGFFADWEPNPRYNLCTPGVEKSKVTAFLNFLESNEKILICTHATLRFAFDAIDEKQLNDCLLAIDEFHHVSVDGDNKLGLVLSSVMEKSTAHVVAMTGSFFRGDSVPILLPEDEAKFTKVKYDYYQQLNGYNYLKSLGIGYHFYQGRYTAAIHEVLDENKKTIVHIPSVNAGESEKDKYEEVNRIVDSLGDLEYQDPDTGVLYVISRSTGKTLKIADLVHDNQKDRDKIQEYLRNISSVDDIDIIIALGMAKEGFDWPYCEHALTVGYRGSLTEIIQIIGRATRDSENKSHSQFTNLIAQPDAEDDLVKLSVNNMLKAITASLLMEQVLAPNFKFKPKYLEEHEENEVHEEGAEYLTINGFKLPSSQRAKAIIESDINDLKAKIMQDNTMLKAMPGNVDPEVINKVLIPKIIKETYPDLSDEDVEAVRQHVVVDSVTKGSTIETQGDKRFIRYAGGFVNIDELNIDLIDTINPFQKAFEVLSKSVTASVFKAIQETIDATRITMTDEEAIILWPKIKNWIAKTGEQPSIQSFDPQERRLAEAIIFLKEQKRKAQANE, encoded by the coding sequence ATGCCAGATATCGTACACGTAAAATACCAACAAACAGGAAAAAGTAAAAGTACCAACGAATATGGTATGCGAGAAATGCAACAAAAAGCATTTGAGGCTCGTACTGCTCAATATTTATTAATTAAAGCACCACCAGCTTCTGGTAAATCGCGTGCCTTAATGTTTATTGGTTTAGATAAACTCATAAATCAAGGCGTTAAAAAAGTAATCGTTGCAGTTCCTGAAAGGTCTATTGGTAGTTCATTTGCAAAAACAGAATTGCAGCAATTTGGTTTTTTTGCAGATTGGGAACCTAATCCAAGATATAATTTATGTACGCCTGGTGTAGAAAAAAGCAAAGTAACTGCATTTCTAAATTTTTTAGAAAGTAATGAAAAAATACTCATCTGTACACACGCTACCTTACGTTTTGCTTTTGATGCCATAGACGAAAAACAACTCAATGATTGTTTATTGGCAATAGATGAGTTTCATCACGTATCTGTAGATGGCGATAATAAATTGGGATTGGTTTTAAGCAGTGTCATGGAAAAATCAACTGCGCACGTTGTAGCCATGACGGGCTCTTTTTTTAGAGGAGATTCCGTGCCTATTTTATTGCCAGAAGATGAAGCAAAGTTTACAAAAGTTAAGTACGATTATTACCAGCAATTAAACGGCTATAATTATTTAAAATCTTTAGGTATTGGGTATCACTTTTATCAAGGTCGATACACCGCTGCTATTCACGAAGTATTAGATGAAAATAAAAAAACAATTGTTCATATTCCAAGTGTAAATGCAGGCGAATCTGAAAAAGATAAATATGAAGAAGTCAATAGAATTGTAGATAGTTTAGGGGATTTAGAGTATCAAGACCCAGATACAGGAGTTTTATATGTTATAAGTAGGTCTACAGGTAAAACTTTAAAGATTGCCGATTTAGTTCACGACAATCAAAAAGATAGAGATAAAATACAAGAGTATTTGCGCAATATTTCAAGTGTTGATGATATTGATATTATCATCGCATTAGGTATGGCGAAAGAAGGTTTTGATTGGCCCTATTGCGAACACGCTTTAACGGTTGGTTATAGAGGTTCATTAACAGAAATTATTCAAATTATAGGCAGAGCCACAAGAGATAGCGAAAACAAATCGCATTCACAATTTACCAATTTAATTGCACAACCAGATGCAGAAGATGATTTGGTAAAACTATCGGTAAACAACATGTTAAAAGCGATTACAGCATCCTTATTAATGGAACAAGTATTAGCGCCTAACTTTAAATTTAAACCAAAATATTTAGAAGAACATGAGGAAAATGAAGTACATGAAGAAGGGGCGGAATATCTTACAATTAATGGTTTTAAATTACCCAGTTCACAAAGAGCGAAAGCTATTATTGAGAGTGATATTAATGACCTCAAAGCAAAAATAATGCAAGATAATACCATGCTAAAGGCAATGCCTGGTAATGTAGATCCTGAAGTTATTAATAAAGTCTTGATACCAAAAATTATTAAAGAAACCTATCCAGACTTATCAGATGAAGATGTAGAAGCTGTACGTCAACACGTGGTAGTAGATTCAGTAACAAAAGGTTCTACTATTGAAACACAAGGTGACAAACGTTTTATTAGATACGCAGGAGGTTTTGTAAATATTGATGAATTGAATATCGATTTAATAGATACCATCAACCCATTTCAAAAAGCATTTGAAGTCTTATCTAAATCGGTAACAGCATCAGTATTTAAAGCAATTCAAGAAACTATTGATGCTACAAGAATAACAATGACCGATGAAGAAGCCATTATATTATGGCCTAAAATAAAAAACTGGATAGCAAAAACAGGCGAACAACCAAGCATTCAATCTTTCGACCCACAAGAAAGACGTTTAGCAGAGGCAATCATATTTTTAAAAGAGCAAAAGCGTAAAGCCCAAGCAAATGAGTAA
- a CDS encoding virulence RhuM family protein yields MQNKDQENNLQPINNFVIFTTENGKVNIDVYFKDDTLWLTQKKIAELFQKGRSTITEHLKNLFESEELEEKVVCRYFRHTTQHGAIEGLTQNKDIKHYNLRAITAVGYKVNSHRAIAFRKWATEVLHQYIIKGFAMDDERLKQGKHFGKDYFDELLERIREIRLSERRLYQKITDIYALSADYDNQTAITKHFFASVQNKLHWAITGKTAAEIIYTEADATKIFMGLKNWKQAPNGKILKSDVTVAKNYLNKQHIKSLERIVTAYLDLAESRAQNRRVMNMQDWEQFLTQFLELADYPILKDKGKISMLEAKIKAEGEYDKFRVIQDETYISDFDKEIKKLKKKK; encoded by the coding sequence ATGCAAAACAAAGACCAAGAAAACAACTTACAACCCATCAACAACTTTGTCATTTTTACAACCGAAAATGGCAAGGTAAATATTGATGTTTATTTTAAGGATGACACCCTTTGGCTCACCCAAAAAAAAATAGCTGAGTTGTTTCAAAAGGGGCGATCAACCATTACCGAGCATCTTAAAAACCTGTTTGAAAGTGAAGAATTAGAGGAAAAAGTGGTGTGTCGGTATTTCCGACATACCACTCAACACGGTGCTATTGAAGGATTAACACAAAATAAAGACATCAAACATTACAATTTAAGAGCCATAACAGCAGTTGGCTATAAAGTAAACTCGCACAGAGCCATAGCGTTTAGAAAATGGGCAACAGAGGTGTTGCATCAATACATCATAAAGGGTTTTGCCATGGATGATGAACGTTTAAAACAAGGCAAACATTTTGGTAAAGATTATTTTGATGAACTTTTAGAGCGCATTCGTGAAATTCGGTTAAGTGAAAGACGCTTGTATCAAAAAATTACAGATATTTATGCGCTTTCAGCAGATTACGATAATCAAACGGCTATTACTAAGCACTTTTTTGCAAGTGTACAAAACAAATTACATTGGGCAATTACAGGTAAGACCGCTGCCGAAATTATTTATACAGAAGCCGATGCTACCAAAATTTTTATGGGTTTAAAAAACTGGAAACAAGCCCCAAATGGCAAAATTTTAAAAAGTGATGTCACAGTTGCCAAAAATTATTTAAATAAACAACATATAAAATCTTTAGAACGTATAGTTACAGCCTATTTAGATTTAGCTGAAAGTAGAGCCCAAAACAGGCGTGTTATGAATATGCAAGATTGGGAGCAATTTTTAACCCAGTTTTTAGAATTAGCAGATTATCCTATTCTAAAAGATAAAGGAAAAATAAGCATGCTAGAAGCTAAAATAAAAGCCGAAGGAGAATACGATAAATTTAGAGTCATACAGGATGAAACTTATATTTCAGATTTTGATAAAGAAATAAAAAAGCTTAAAAAGAAAAAATAA
- a CDS encoding class I SAM-dependent DNA methyltransferase yields the protein MNASQIEKNVTALVENFNTKEFIFDLLKAYGISKTSITRLKKGDFNLSKIEGEVLYKSKMLFKEVASGSLLNTIDEITKDVTSLKHNPRFVIVTDYTTVLAKDIRTGLALDTPILEIHKHFGFFLPWAGQEKYAQTNENYADRKASYKMAKLYDILVTENPNIYDDGGHNLNIFLSRLLFCFFAEDTDIFPIEGMFTDTLEQHTQKEGSDTHTFLDRLFKVLNTKDNSKEASHFTAFPFVNGGLFRDTIVSPKFTKEARKIIIDCGDLDWSEINPDIFGSMIQAVVNPAYRSGLGMHYTSVPNIMKVIKPLFLNELYEEFEKYKGNPKKLRQLIYRISKLKIFDPACGSGNFLIIAYKELRKLEIQILQEIHSLELQQSIVFTEIKLSQFYGIELDDFAHEMAILSLWLAEHQMNKFFVDELHDFGKAKPILPLKEAGNITQGNATRLNWEDTCPKNANDEIYILGNPPYLGARMQDANQKKDIELVYSKYGKSSKVDYIFPWFLKASEFIQNLSQSKYSFVSTNSICQGELVALLWPYILNKNLEIFFAHTSFKWENNAKGNAGVVVIIIGIRNIQNTTKFLYSEGTTKKVKNISPYLIEGSDLFVTKQSQPLSNLPKMEYGNMAIDGGGLILSTKEKNELLIEYPDAELLVKKVVGAQEFLKGLKRYCLWITDENLDLANSILFIRKRIDVVKKFRLSSSDKGTHKIAGRPHQFREMKESENSIIVPTVSSSRRHYLPIDFLNNNENIIAPNQAIYNAQPWMFGLVSSTIHLVWVKAVGGRMKSDYRYSSTLCYNTFPFPEINQKQKEQINLHVFEVLEEREKHSGKTLAQLYDPDKMPKGLKEAHHQLDLAIERCYRLKPFTSDTERLEYLFKEYEKMIHKNTLLEKPKKTRKTKKA from the coding sequence ATGAACGCATCCCAAATAGAAAAAAACGTAACAGCATTAGTAGAAAATTTCAATACAAAAGAATTTATATTCGACTTACTAAAAGCATACGGTATATCAAAAACATCAATTACACGTTTAAAAAAAGGAGATTTTAACCTATCTAAAATTGAAGGCGAAGTACTTTATAAAAGTAAAATGCTTTTTAAAGAAGTAGCATCTGGATCACTTTTAAACACTATAGATGAAATCACAAAAGATGTAACTTCATTAAAACACAATCCACGCTTTGTAATTGTTACAGATTATACAACAGTATTAGCAAAAGATATAAGAACAGGTTTAGCGTTAGATACACCTATTCTTGAAATTCATAAACACTTTGGTTTCTTTTTACCTTGGGCAGGTCAAGAAAAATATGCGCAAACCAACGAAAATTATGCAGATAGAAAAGCGTCATATAAAATGGCGAAGCTCTATGATATATTAGTTACTGAAAATCCAAATATCTATGATGATGGTGGTCATAACTTAAATATATTTCTATCTCGTTTACTATTTTGCTTTTTTGCAGAAGACACAGATATATTTCCAATTGAGGGAATGTTTACAGACACCTTAGAACAACATACTCAAAAAGAGGGAAGCGATACACATACGTTTTTAGATAGGCTTTTTAAAGTTTTGAATACAAAAGATAACAGTAAAGAAGCATCACATTTTACAGCCTTTCCTTTTGTAAATGGTGGGTTATTTAGAGATACCATAGTATCACCAAAATTCACTAAAGAAGCACGAAAAATAATTATTGACTGTGGCGATTTAGATTGGAGCGAAATCAATCCAGATATTTTTGGCTCTATGATACAGGCAGTCGTAAATCCTGCATATCGTAGTGGTTTAGGGATGCATTATACGTCTGTGCCTAATATTATGAAGGTTATTAAACCTTTGTTTTTAAATGAACTCTATGAGGAATTTGAAAAATACAAAGGCAACCCTAAAAAGCTAAGACAACTCATATACCGCATCTCAAAACTAAAAATTTTTGACCCTGCCTGTGGTAGCGGTAACTTTTTAATTATTGCTTATAAAGAATTACGAAAGTTAGAAATACAAATTTTACAAGAAATACATAGTTTAGAATTGCAACAATCTATTGTATTCACAGAAATTAAACTCTCACAATTTTATGGTATTGAGTTAGATGATTTCGCACATGAGATGGCAATTTTATCCTTATGGCTAGCAGAGCATCAAATGAATAAGTTTTTTGTAGATGAATTACACGACTTTGGTAAAGCCAAACCTATTTTGCCACTTAAAGAAGCAGGTAATATTACACAAGGCAACGCTACTCGTTTAAATTGGGAGGATACCTGTCCTAAAAATGCTAATGATGAAATTTATATTTTAGGGAATCCACCTTATTTGGGAGCGAGGATGCAAGACGCAAATCAGAAAAAGGATATTGAATTAGTATATTCTAAATATGGTAAAAGTTCTAAAGTTGATTATATATTTCCTTGGTTTTTAAAAGCATCGGAATTTATTCAGAATTTGAGTCAATCAAAATATTCATTCGTTTCAACCAATTCTATTTGTCAAGGTGAATTAGTAGCTCTATTGTGGCCATATATTTTAAATAAAAATTTAGAAATATTTTTTGCTCATACATCCTTTAAGTGGGAAAATAATGCTAAAGGTAATGCAGGAGTTGTTGTAATTATAATAGGAATACGAAATATTCAAAACACTACTAAATTCTTATATTCTGAAGGTACTACAAAAAAGGTGAAAAATATTAGTCCATATTTAATTGAAGGAAGTGATTTATTTGTTACAAAACAATCACAACCTTTATCAAATTTACCAAAAATGGAATATGGTAATATGGCAATTGATGGTGGTGGTTTAATTTTATCTACCAAAGAAAAAAATGAATTATTAATAGAATATCCGGATGCTGAATTATTAGTAAAGAAAGTTGTAGGAGCGCAAGAGTTTCTTAAGGGTTTAAAAAGATATTGTTTATGGATAACTGATGAAAACTTAGATTTAGCAAATTCAATTCTATTTATTCGAAAAAGGATTGATGTTGTTAAAAAATTCAGATTATCGAGTAGTGACAAAGGGACTCATAAAATAGCAGGTAGACCACATCAATTCAGAGAAATGAAAGAGTCAGAGAATTCTATTATTGTTCCAACAGTTTCTTCATCACGGAGGCATTATTTACCAATAGATTTTTTAAATAATAATGAGAATATTATTGCGCCTAATCAAGCAATCTATAATGCTCAACCATGGATGTTTGGTCTTGTTAGTTCTACAATTCATTTAGTATGGGTAAAAGCTGTTGGTGGTCGAATGAAATCAGATTATAGATATTCTTCCACTTTATGCTATAATACATTCCCATTCCCAGAAATCAATCAAAAACAAAAAGAACAAATCAATTTACACGTTTTTGAAGTCTTAGAAGAAAGAGAAAAACACTCAGGTAAAACCTTAGCACAACTCTATGACCCAGATAAAATGCCTAAAGGTTTAAAAGAAGCGCATCATCAATTAGATTTAGCTATTGAGCGTTGTTATCGTTTAAAACCTTTTACCAGTGATACAGAGCGTTTAGAATATCTTTTTAAGGAGTATGAAAAGATGATACATAAAAATACTTTGTTAGAGAAGCCAAAGAAAACACGTAAAACTAAAAAGGCATAA
- a CDS encoding DNA-binding protein: MALQYRITKRNNSIQNNTPQYILQAISKGTVDLEQLSADISNECSLHSVDVQAVLIALGIKMDFYLQDGYTIDMGNVGKFKMGLQSVAAPTPEELSPKKNIKKFSINYQPSRKLKKMLKAGVQVYKEGSRHL, from the coding sequence ATGGCTTTACAGTACAGAATTACCAAAAGAAATAATAGCATACAAAACAATACCCCACAATACATTTTACAGGCCATAAGCAAGGGCACTGTAGATTTAGAACAATTGAGTGCCGATATTAGTAACGAATGTAGTTTGCACAGCGTAGATGTACAAGCGGTATTGATTGCTTTAGGTATAAAAATGGATTTTTATTTACAAGATGGCTACACCATAGATATGGGCAATGTGGGTAAGTTTAAAATGGGCTTACAAAGTGTGGCTGCCCCAACGCCTGAGGAATTGTCTCCTAAAAAAAATATAAAAAAATTTAGCATCAACTACCAACCTTCTCGTAAACTCAAAAAAATGCTTAAAGCGGGTGTGCAAGTTTATAAAGAAGGCAGTAGACATTTGTAA